From the genome of Kaistella daneshvariae, one region includes:
- a CDS encoding alpha/beta hydrolase family protein — translation MKEFILTTTDNFPLSVKIFEPKVSNRKLLLINSATGVKQQVYFSFAKYFVENGFTVITYDYRGIGESKPKNLVGFAANMRTWGSIDFKTLTDFIQQECPHYEKFCLGHSVGALIVGMNEDSAIFNKFVFVATQDAQLSNLSFKVAVTGLLGFGVALPIMTKIFGYFPAHRFGLGESLPKGVAYDWKTLIIHKKSTKRLYEKIGANSAENLHQQTLIIYAEDDPWVTMKGMENLMKNVYPNMKKTYRKVWVKESPKLEIGHVNFFRSYNRPLWKIILEKI, via the coding sequence ATGAAAGAATTTATTTTAACAACCACCGACAATTTTCCACTTTCTGTAAAAATTTTCGAGCCGAAGGTTTCAAATCGAAAACTTTTGCTCATCAATTCCGCCACCGGAGTTAAACAGCAGGTGTATTTTTCGTTCGCGAAGTATTTTGTCGAAAATGGTTTCACCGTCATTACCTACGACTACCGCGGCATCGGCGAATCTAAACCGAAAAATCTAGTGGGTTTTGCCGCCAATATGCGGACTTGGGGAAGCATAGATTTTAAAACGCTCACCGATTTCATTCAGCAAGAATGTCCGCATTATGAAAAATTCTGTCTGGGACATTCCGTCGGCGCTTTAATTGTCGGCATGAACGAAGATTCCGCAATTTTTAACAAATTTGTTTTTGTGGCAACACAGGATGCGCAGCTTTCAAATTTAAGCTTTAAAGTTGCGGTTACCGGTTTGCTCGGTTTTGGCGTAGCGCTTCCGATCATGACGAAAATTTTCGGTTATTTTCCGGCGCACCGTTTTGGTTTGGGTGAGTCTTTGCCGAAAGGCGTGGCTTACGACTGGAAAACTTTAATCATCCATAAAAAATCCACCAAAAGGCTTTATGAAAAAATAGGTGCAAATAGCGCCGAAAATTTACATCAACAAACCTTAATAATTTATGCGGAAGACGATCCCTGGGTGACGATGAAAGGCATGGAAAATCTGATGAAAAATGTGTATCCGAATATGAAGAAAACCTACCGTAAAGTTTGGGTGAAGGAATCTCCTAAACTTGAAATCGGGCACGTGAACTTTTTTCGAAGTTATAACCGTCCGCTCTGGAAAATCATTTTAGAAAAAATATAG
- a CDS encoding RNA polymerase sigma factor — protein sequence MAYEFDELYREFSPRIYKLCLSYSGDRLFADDLHQETWIAVWHSLPKFRNESKIGTWIYRIAINTCLVGLKKEKNKANDSENILAKLVQKETQDNSKEIARLYESISKLKEHERIIITLVLEEKPYDEIAEITGITENNLRVKIHRIKKELQQIYSSYGRI from the coding sequence ATGGCTTACGAATTTGACGAGCTTTACCGGGAGTTTTCGCCGAGAATCTACAAACTTTGTTTAAGTTATTCTGGTGACAGGCTGTTTGCCGATGACTTGCATCAGGAAACCTGGATCGCGGTGTGGCACAGTTTACCGAAGTTTCGGAACGAGAGTAAAATCGGTACCTGGATTTACCGGATCGCCATCAATACGTGTTTGGTCGGTTTGAAAAAAGAAAAAAACAAGGCGAATGACTCGGAAAATATTCTGGCGAAACTAGTTCAAAAAGAAACGCAGGACAATTCTAAAGAAATCGCACGTTTGTACGAATCCATTAGCAAATTGAAAGAGCACGAAAGAATTATCATCACGCTGGTTTTGGAAGAAAAACCATACGACGAAATTGCAGAGATCACCGGAATTACGGAAAATAATCTGCGCGTGAAAATCCATCGAATTAAAAAAGAACTTCAGCAAATTTACAGCAGCTATGGAAGAATTTAA
- a CDS encoding cob(I)yrinic acid a,c-diamide adenosyltransferase: MKIYTKTGDKGQTALYGGTRVSKASARVEAYGTIDELNSFIGVAKSEIIDEKVLSQLKKIQFDLFTVGSESATPTDKLTMANGKSRLALEISEKEIEELELWMDEMEKGLQPLQYFILPGGGKSATSLHVCRTVCRRAERSLVFLNETEEIRPELLKYLNRLSDYLFVLARHASKLAHEPEEYWNPNDR; this comes from the coding sequence ATGAAAATCTATACAAAAACCGGAGACAAAGGCCAAACTGCGCTTTACGGCGGCACGCGGGTTTCCAAAGCCTCGGCGCGCGTGGAAGCTTACGGCACCATCGATGAACTGAATTCTTTTATCGGTGTCGCCAAATCTGAAATCATCGATGAAAAGGTTCTTTCACAGCTTAAAAAAATTCAGTTTGATCTTTTTACAGTTGGTTCGGAATCCGCAACACCGACCGATAAATTAACCATGGCGAACGGGAAATCGCGTTTGGCACTCGAAATTTCTGAAAAAGAAATTGAGGAGCTGGAACTTTGGATGGATGAAATGGAAAAAGGCTTACAACCGCTTCAATATTTTATTTTACCCGGCGGCGGAAAATCCGCGACTTCACTTCATGTTTGCCGCACCGTGTGCCGACGCGCTGAGCGCAGCTTGGTTTTTTTAAATGAAACCGAAGAAATCCGTCCGGAATTGCTCAAATACCTCAACAGATTGTCGGATTATCTTTTTGTTTTGGCGCGCCACGCATCAAAACTTGCCCACGAACCTGAAGAATACTGGAATCCCAATGACCGGTAA
- a CDS encoding thiamine diphosphokinase: protein MTGKALLFINGVPPKILPAFRAYFLISCTDGAFHYLKEKNFPLEKLDFISGDFDSHSGIDENIYAEKFIYTPDQDKTDFEKALEILLERGAKEVDVYGASGGEMDHFLGNLTVAYKFKDVLKITFFDEFGSYFFSPKNLVLEDVKGKIISLYPFPMTENITTEGLNWPLTNENLDILTRIGTRNFALENDVKIEFERGGLLVFLSQVAETEL, encoded by the coding sequence ATGACCGGTAAAGCGCTACTTTTTATCAATGGCGTACCGCCGAAAATTTTACCTGCTTTTCGGGCATATTTTTTAATTTCTTGTACCGACGGCGCTTTTCATTATTTAAAGGAAAAGAATTTTCCGCTTGAAAAGCTGGATTTTATTTCCGGAGATTTTGATTCCCATTCCGGAATCGATGAAAATATATACGCTGAAAAATTCATTTACACGCCTGATCAGGATAAGACCGATTTCGAAAAAGCACTTGAAATTCTATTGGAACGCGGCGCGAAAGAAGTTGATGTTTACGGCGCTTCCGGCGGTGAAATGGATCATTTTCTCGGGAATTTAACCGTGGCTTATAAATTTAAAGACGTATTAAAAATCACCTTTTTTGATGAATTTGGCTCCTATTTTTTCTCACCGAAAAATTTAGTTTTAGAAGATGTAAAGGGGAAAATCATCTCCCTTTATCCATTTCCAATGACTGAAAATATTACCACCGAAGGTTTAAACTGGCCCTTGACAAACGAAAATCTCGATATTTTAACGAGAATAGGGACGCGAAATTTTGCTCTGGAAAACGACGTGAAAATCGAATTTGAAAGGGGCGGTCTGCTTGTATTCTTATCTCAAGTGGCGGAAACAGAACTTTAA
- a CDS encoding type III PLP-dependent enzyme domain-containing protein codes for MKIKYSELIDQTLYFPTEEFSVTDNSLSFHDIPLMEVVEKFGTPLKFNYLPKISTNIQRAKAWFKEAFELNDYKKDYRYCYCTKSSHFAFVLEEALKNDISIETSSAYDMDIVKSLYEKGKFDKNVEVICNGFKTDDYLAKISGLINSGFHNITPILDNYRELDKLTESIDTTFNIGIRIASEEEPKFEFYTSRLGIGYKDIIPYYSQKIAEHPNARLKMLHFFINTGIKDTAYYWNELYKCLRVYARLKKIAPEVDSLNIGGGFPIKTSLNFDYDYQYMVNEIVSQIKKFCEEEGVEEPNIYTEFGSFTVGESGGHLYKVISQKRQNDREKWNMIDSSFMTTLPDTWAISRKFIMLPLNRWEDTYERVFLGGLTCDSDDYYNSEQHTNAIYLPVFSDTKPLYIGFFNTGAYQETIGGYGGVHHCLMPQPKHILIDKDADGNFTYSVFRDEQKPEDVLKLLGY; via the coding sequence ATGAAAATTAAATATTCCGAACTTATTGACCAAACACTCTATTTCCCCACTGAAGAATTCAGTGTTACCGATAATAGCCTCAGTTTTCATGATATCCCTTTGATGGAAGTCGTTGAGAAGTTTGGAACCCCTTTGAAATTTAATTATCTGCCAAAAATTTCTACCAATATTCAGCGCGCGAAAGCCTGGTTTAAAGAAGCTTTTGAGCTGAACGATTACAAAAAAGATTACCGTTATTGCTATTGCACAAAGTCCAGCCACTTTGCTTTTGTGCTGGAAGAAGCGTTGAAAAACGATATTTCCATCGAAACTTCTTCCGCGTATGATATGGATATTGTAAAATCGCTTTACGAAAAAGGGAAATTTGATAAAAATGTCGAAGTGATCTGTAACGGTTTTAAAACCGACGATTACCTCGCAAAAATTTCCGGACTTATCAACAGCGGTTTTCACAACATTACCCCGATTTTAGACAATTATCGCGAGCTTGATAAACTCACGGAAAGTATCGATACCACTTTCAATATCGGAATTAGAATTGCTTCGGAGGAAGAACCTAAATTCGAATTTTATACCTCCAGACTCGGGATTGGGTACAAGGATATTATCCCGTATTACAGCCAGAAAATTGCGGAACATCCGAATGCACGCCTTAAAATGCTGCACTTTTTCATCAATACAGGTATCAAGGATACCGCGTATTATTGGAACGAATTATACAAATGTCTGCGCGTTTACGCCCGTTTGAAAAAAATTGCGCCTGAAGTTGATTCACTCAATATCGGCGGCGGTTTTCCCATCAAAACTTCTTTGAACTTCGATTATGATTACCAGTATATGGTGAATGAAATCGTGTCCCAAATCAAAAAATTCTGCGAAGAAGAAGGCGTAGAAGAACCAAATATCTATACCGAATTTGGTAGTTTTACCGTCGGCGAAAGCGGTGGCCATCTTTACAAGGTAATTTCCCAGAAACGCCAGAACGACAGGGAAAAATGGAACATGATCGATTCTTCATTCATGACGACCTTGCCCGACACATGGGCGATTTCCCGCAAATTCATCATGTTGCCGCTCAACCGTTGGGAAGACACTTACGAGCGCGTTTTCCTCGGCGGCCTCACCTGCGATTCCGACGATTATTACAACTCCGAGCAGCACACTAACGCCATTTATCTGCCGGTTTTCAGCGACACAAAACCATTGTACATCGGTTTTTTCAATACCGGCGCCTATCAGGAAACCATCGGCGGCTACGGCGGCGTTCACCACTGTCTGATGCCGCAACCAAAGCACATTCTCATCGACAAAGATGCCGACGGAAACTTTACCTATTCGGTTTTCCGGGACGAGCAGAAACCCGAGGATGTCTTAAAATTACTGGGTTATTAA
- a CDS encoding HAD family hydrolase → MPLKAVLFDMDGVIVDTEPLHRKAYFKMFDDLGIVVPEDLYTTFTGAATKKVCSILIEKYNLKNTVDELAAIKRKYFKYFFYHDEDFALLPGVEDLIKNYFENGIKLVLASSASMVTIDMVFEKFGLEKYFLGKISGDDLKESKPNPEIFLLAAEIAQEPKENCVVIEDSTNGILAAYAAGIFCVAYKSEHSVHQHYEKANLLISDFQDIETEKISRYF, encoded by the coding sequence ATGCCACTAAAAGCAGTATTATTTGATATGGACGGCGTCATAGTCGATACAGAACCTCTTCACCGAAAAGCGTATTTCAAAATGTTCGATGATCTGGGAATTGTAGTTCCGGAAGATCTTTACACCACTTTTACGGGCGCGGCGACGAAAAAAGTCTGCTCAATTTTGATCGAAAAATATAATTTGAAGAACACCGTTGACGAACTCGCTGCGATTAAACGAAAATATTTCAAATACTTTTTTTACCACGACGAAGATTTTGCCCTGCTTCCGGGCGTGGAAGATCTGATTAAAAATTATTTTGAAAACGGAATTAAACTGGTCCTGGCGTCGTCTGCGAGTATGGTGACGATAGATATGGTTTTTGAGAAATTCGGTTTGGAAAAATATTTCCTTGGAAAAATAAGCGGTGATGATCTGAAGGAATCCAAGCCGAACCCGGAAATTTTTCTGCTCGCTGCCGAAATCGCGCAGGAACCGAAAGAAAACTGTGTCGTCATCGAAGATTCCACGAACGGGATTTTAGCCGCGTACGCCGCCGGAATTTTCTGCGTTGCCTACAAAAGTGAACATTCTGTACATCAGCATTATGAAAAAGCCAATCTGCTGATTTCTGATTTCCAGGATATTGAAACAGAAAAAATTAGCCGCTATTTCTAG